A region of Coregonus clupeaformis isolate EN_2021a unplaced genomic scaffold, ASM2061545v1 scaf0313, whole genome shotgun sequence DNA encodes the following proteins:
- the LOC121550420 gene encoding mitochondrial thiamine pyrophosphate carrier, whose product MVGYDPGSQGATLAPEDAALAGSAAGMVTRALISPLDVIKIRFQLQIERVSSQHPEGKYWGLFQASRCILAEEGLPAFWKGHVPAQLLSVCFGAVQFASFEFLTEMTHKSTTYDSQTAGVHFVCGGLAACSATVACQPLDTLRTRFAAQGEPKVYRSLRHAVSTMYRTEGALGFYRGLAPTLVAVFPYAGLQFFFYKVLKNLMGPPPKDSNVGGNLRSLVCGSCAGVISKTMTYPFDLIKKRLQVGGFEEARAHFGQVRKYGGFVDCVSQIAREEGLRGFLKGLSPSLVKAAVSTGFTFFWYEFFLNAIQNLKGSQ is encoded by the exons ATGGTGGGCTATGACCCAGGGTCTCAGGGCGCTACTCTAGCCCCAGAAGATGCAGCCCTGGCTGGGTCGGCCGCAGGCATGGTGACCCGAGCCCTGATCAGCCCCCTGGATGTCATCAAGATAAGATTCCAG TTGCAGATAGAGCGTGTGTCGTCCCAGCACCCCGAAGGAAAGTACTGGGGCCTGTTCCAGGCATCACGCTGTATCCTGGCAGAGGAGGGGCTGCCTGCCTTCTGGAAAGGACATGTCCCTGCCCAGCTCCTCTCTGTCTGCTTCGGGGCAGTACAG TTTGCCAGCTTTGAGTTCCTGACTGAGATGACCCACAAGAGCACCACATATGACAGCCAGACAGCAGGGGTGCACTTTGTGTGTGGTGGTCTGGCCGCCTGCTCTGCCACTGTAGCCTGCCAGCCACTAGACACACTGCGAACACGCTTTGCAGCTCAGGGAGAGCCcaag GTGTATCGGAGCCTGAGACATGCTGTGTCCACCATGTACCGCACTGAGGGGGCCCTGGGGTTCTACCGTGGCCTGGCTCCCACACTGGTGGCAGTGTTCCCTTACGCAGGCCTGCAGTTCTTCTTCTATAAGGTCCTCAAGAACCTCATGGGACCACCGCCCAAGGACAGCAACGTCGGAG GAAACCTCAGAAGTTTGGTATGTGGAAGCTGTGCTGGAGTCATCAGCAAGACAATGACATACCCCTTTGACCTCATCAAAAAGAGACTGCAGGTGGGAGGGTTTGAAGAAGCCAGAGCCCACTTTGGACAG GTGCGGAAGTACGGTGGCTTTGTAGACTGTGTGTCCCAGATCGCCAGAGAGGAGGGTCTCCGGGGCTTTCTCAAAGGCCTATCTCCCAGCCTAGTGAAAGCAGCTGTCTCCACGGGCTTCACCTTCTTCTGGTATGAGTTCTTCCTTAATGCCATACAGAATTTGAAGGGCAGCCAGTGA